The following nucleotide sequence is from Leucoraja erinacea ecotype New England chromosome 2, Leri_hhj_1, whole genome shotgun sequence.
aaaacaagggggcagattattatctcaatggggttaggttaggtaaggaggaggtgcagcgagacctgggtgtccttgtacaccggtcactgacccgaaacgtcgcccatcccttctcaccagagaatgctgcctgtcccgctttactccagcattttgtgtccatcttgcagTTCCCTTCATACACAATTCTCTCTGTTATTACTTTAACGTCTTCCTTTCCTTTCCCTTATTAAGGTGGTTACCCAGTAAGGACATGCCTGAGATGCTACACAGATGGGTCATCCTCCAGGATCTGTGCAAGTATGGACCCATCGACTCAGTCATCTTCACCGGAGAGAAATGCAGCCAAGTTGTGTTCAGCAACATCCTGTCAGCGTGCAAGGCAATTAACTGTCACTCAGTTAGACATCCAAAATACCCTTTTTATTGTTTTTGGTACTATCCTTTTATGATGCAAAGTTACAGATTTTGAACATAAAAATAATTCCGCATTAACCATTTTGTTTTCAGTTCCTCCCACCACAACACAATTAATCATTAGTCAATATACCAATCATGTTAAGCTaatattttaaactctgtacgtgTGGAAGGTTTAAGGTTcagagcaaaaccaagcaaaggtGTGACTACCACAGTATTTCAATAATGTAATTATAAAATAATTAAACTTCCATAATCCAAAACATTAAGAGCTTAATGattaaaacacacagtgctggagtaactcagcgggtcaggcagcgtctgtggagaacatggataggtgacgtttcacagattgctggagtaactcagtgggtcaggcagcatctctggagaatatggatcggtgatgtttcaggtcagaagagcctgaagaaaagtcccgacccaaaagatcacccatcctttttctccagcctcacccgctgaggtactccagaactttgtgtctaacccctagcaagtgataggtggattcaggtaCGAGGGCAGGtgatttgcagatgggtggacaaaggccggagatgTCAAGGAGCCAAGAGGGTGACAGATAAGGAGAGGGGTGATCAGATGAGGGACGAGGAGTATAGTGATGTTGTAGGATGTTTCCTGGTGTCAACTACTGACCGCTGATGAAACTGAATCATAACTTGGACCTCTTCTCAAAGAAACTCATGATGGCATTGATGCAGTCCACAGATAGCCATCGCTCTTCCAGCCTGTCACATTCCTGGGCATTGACCACGTGCAGCGTCTCCTTGTCTACACCTCTTATCAGCTGCTTCGAATATATCAGTGACTGAAATGAAATTTAGAGAGATAACAGCATTAAATCACTGAAAagaaagttcaagttcaatttacatttattgccacattgcACCAATGGGTGCAGTAAAATATGCTCTAAAAcacgtttccattagtgggagagtctaagaccagaggtcatagcctcagaattaaaggacgttcctttagaaaggagatgaggaggaatttctttagagggtggtgaatctgttgaattcattgccacagaaggctgtggaggccaagtcaatggatactttgaaGCCAGAGATtgttagattgttgattagtacgggtgtcagacgttatggggagaaggcaggagaatgggattaggagggagagatagatcagccatgatggaatggcgtagtagatttgatgggccgactggcctaattctgctcctaatacgTATATAATTATTAACATGAATTTGTTCAAATAAAATCATTGGATTCAGCAAGTCGCTGCTATTTATATCAATTTAAAAATTAGTAAATTATTTTGTAATGAAAACAAAACATTCTAAATGCCTAACAAATGTAAGATTATTTAAACAGATGTTGCGTAGTGGGCGATTCCCacgctttactgttctatgttctacaaacCTCAGACTACGAGATATACTCTCAACCAAAGATAAtcttagacacagagtgctggagtgactcagcgggtcaggcagcatctgtggagaacatggataggtgacgtttcacagagtgctggagtaactcagcgggtcatgcagcatctgtggagagaaggaacgggtgacggttgggtcgggacccttcttagcctgattgtggaggggaggggtgagggggtaaGAACATGacacaagaaaagaccaggataaATCTGCCCCGGCAGCAGATGACGTCaagcaaggaggttccctgataggcagatTGCTGGCTATAGacggtgtgatcccaagaggggatACATCATTGCAAACTATGAAACTGGATAATTGACTTTGAGTGGAGGAAGCGGCAGCAAGGGGATGGGggtaaagagggagaggagagtttGTAGAAGTGACCTAAACTTAacaaattcaacattcatactgctgggttgtaagctaaccaagcaaactatgagatgctgttcctgcaGTTTACGTctagcctcactctgtcaatggtgtaggcccagggcagaaaggtcagcatggggggaatgggagttaaaaatggttagcaaccaggagatccacaggt
It contains:
- the LOC129708167 gene encoding testis expressed protein 56-like, which translates into the protein MSPHSHVGATAPCPHPGGETQGPKAMVPCIDQTPDETIQGTQLPIIGRKASVRDCRNIFRQELKRNQECTPLSTITVRWLPSKDMPEMLHRWVILQDLCKYGPIDSVIFTGEKCSQVVFSNILSACKAINCHSVRHPKYPFYCFWYYPFMMQSYRF